The genomic window TCCCGCTCCGGCTGGGATTTGAACTTGTTCTCGATCCACTCCTCGCCGTACTGGCTCCAGAAGCGCTCTGTGTACTCCGCCATCAGCGTACCCTCCTTCAGATCATCGAGATCCGTGCCGTTGCTCTCGAACGCCTCGATCGGCAGGGAGTAGACATGGGCAAACTCGTGGATCAGCGTACGGTACTCGCTCGGCAGATCCCGGTTGTCGCGGATGTCCATCGCAAGCGTCGTGCCTTCTTCCGTCACATCGACATAGGCGAGCGTGTTGCCCTCCCCGTCGGAGAACAGCTCGAACTGGTCGACATCCTGGATGTGCGCCTCCGGGAAGAACCTGTGGAAGCGCGTCCATATGGCTTCGAACGCTTCCCTTGAACCGAGCGGCAACGGCTCGTGCTCAGTCGGATTTGTGAGCATGAAATCCTCCACCGTATAGGTGATGTAATGGATCCGGCTCCGGTTCTCGACGAACATATGCGGGGACTCCCTGATGTCGATGTATGTGCCGAGCGCTGCCAGATGATCGTCCCCAAGTGCACGGCATTCCGCAACGGTACTGCAGTCGGCGTGGTCCACCGCCCGATCGGGGTCGACATCCGCCTCATGGGCCCCGCCCCCACTGGTGAGTCCGATGAAGTAGAGCACGCCGAGTATCGCCAGGCCGGCGATTGCACCGATGGCCGTCAGCTGCAGGAGGACACGGAGCACCGTATGGAGCGGCGAACGGACCCGGCCGCGCCGCTCGACCGGGGAGGGTTCGATGATGCCCCGTGCAAGCAGTGCCTCCCGGATGGCCTCAATGTGGCTGTGATACTCCGGCACCCCCGTCTCTGCCAGGATGATGGTGTCGATGTCATGCGTGCTGAACGACGTGTACTCGCCGCATGTGAAGACGATGACCGGAATGTCCTCCCGGCGGGCACGGGCCAGCAGCCACCTGAAATCACGTTCGGCGATGTCGGTGGTGAGGATGAAGAGGTCATAGTCCTCCCCTTTCCCGCTCCGGTCGGCCCGGACGGTTTCGAACACGTTGCTCCCGGGTTCGACGGCCTCCCCATCGATCGTGCCGTAGGGGGCGGAAACGCGGCCGGCGATGCGCGGATCGACCCCGTCGTCACGCAGGCGGCGCTTCAGGACCTTCGTCTGTTCCGTCGACTCGGTGCTGAGATTCGTATGTAGGTGAATGGTATGCCGGGAATGGGATGCCGTCAGGATGGCCACTTCATGGCCGCCGATGAAGGCGTCATCCGCTTGAGTCTGATCGATATATACGCCGCCGGCTGTCAGAATCTTCATATTGCACCCCCGTCCCCACTACCATTATGCAAAAATTTACCCAAAAAGAAAAGTTTTAATATAAAGACTAATCGATCAATTATAGAAATCCGCCTCTTGGCTGTGCTTCTGGTGCCTTGTGATGTAGAGTGCGCTCTGCTCACGGATCTTCGTCGAGCGGTCCAGAACCCGGAGCGCCTTCTCGTACTGCTTTTCGCAGAAATTGTAGTCTGCCGCCACCCGCTTAATCATACCATGATTGAAGTGGATTTCCGTCATCCCCTCCCCTGCAGGTGCACACATGAGGAAGTGGTGGAGGTTGATCCAGAATGGATTGCGGGCGCGGCTTGTCGTAACGGGAAAGAGGACGAACTGCATGCGCTCGTCGATGACGATCGGCCCCATGCGGTGGATGGCATGCGCCGCCTTGAGATGGGCGCGCCGTGCCGCGAGGTTCGTTCCGTAATAGTAGATGAGCAGTTCGTCGATCAGTGCTTCTGTCGGCTTGTGTGATGGCTCCGGCGCCCTGCCATGGTAGACCGCCTGGCACAGGAACTCTGCATGCCGGACGGGTTCGATGCAGCAGACGCCCGGATTCAATGATGGTGTCGTAAACATGGTTCACCCCTTTATGTAGTTGCAGCCTCAATTATACCCTAACTTCACTTTACATAACATAATATTAACAATATTTAAATAAATGTTAACTTAACTTTGATTAGGGGTTTGTTTTGGGGGCGGGGGACATGTGCCGCAGGGAGCATTTTATTATAAGATGCAGTCATCCGGAAATAAAAGAGGCATCGATGCGTCACAGGACGAAGCTATGAACGAGAAGATAAAGGATTATGAACCGATGATCTACAGCATCATGAAGCGTCTGAACATACAGTATGACCAGGATGACTACATGCAGGTGGGCCGCATGGCGGTGTACAATGCGCTGTCGACCTTCGATGACATTGCGGCGAAGGGGGCGACGGAATCCCAGTTCGTCTACACGCGGATCCATCAGCGGCTGATCGATGAGATACGCAGGGTCTCCCGCTATACGAATGCGGTGAGCGTGACGGCGGATGATCTGCTGGCGGAATCGGTCGGCGGGCGTTTGGACAACCTCCATATGATGGAACTGGAAAGCGCGCGGGGGCTGCTCGGGGAGCAGGAGTGGCTGTGGCTCGCGTACACATTGAAAGGGTACAGTGTGCGGGAAATTGCCGGGGTTACGGGCTTCAGCGTGTCGAGCGTGAAGAACTGGCGGGCGTCGGCGCGGAAGAAGCTGCGTGCGGTGTATGATGGGGCGTGACGGTGCAAGTTGTTAGAATATTATTTCTATTGCGTCCCATGGTGTCTATTTTCCCCAGTCATGGTATTCTAATGCCATAGAGTGAATTGAGGAGGCAAACCATGGCCAAAAAAGACAAGCTCGACCTTGACCTCGGCGTCCACGAAACGCTGGAGCTCCATGAAGTGACGACGCTGCGCCGGTCGACTTTATTGAAAGCCCATATGATGGAATCCATCGTCGAAGATCCGGAACTGAGGAAGCTGCTGCGCAAGGAAAAGCAGGTTTCCGAGAAGGCTATCGATGAAATAGAAGCACTGCTGCCATAGCTCAGGATGCAAGTTGTGAGTCACCAGACCGATAGTGATATGCAAGACCAGGACCCAGGGAGGCCAAACAATGGAATTCGAAGATATTTTGGATCACGCTGGCAAGAAGCGGGATGAGCTCATCGCCACGGAGCTGCTCGTCTCGTCCAAAGCCACCGTCCGTGCCTATGCCGTTGCACTGACGGAAACCATTTCCCCGGAAGTGCGGGAGATTCTGAAGCGCCAGCTGTCACAGGCGTTGAACCAGCATGCACGCATCGCCGACTATATGATCGAGCGGGAGATGTACCATCCGTTCGACCTTGATAAACAGGTCAAGAAGGATAAGAAGAAGGTGAAGAAGGCACGCAAGATCATCGCGGAAGGCGAGAAGCCGAAGCAGCGCAGCCAGAAGGTGAAGAAGCGCAGCAGGGCCGAAGCAGCCGTGGCTGATGATGCTGCGCCCAGGCTCGAGGATGATGCTTCCATGTCTGATGCGCATGAAACAGACCGCCAGCCGGTGGAATCCGGCAGTACACGTACAGAATAATAGTGTGGATTGGACCGGGTGCCGTATGTTTGCTGGAAGCTGCTGTACCCGGCATTTTTACGGATTATGGTGTAAGCGGTTACTTTTATTTTTCATATAACGCAGCTATGGATTGAAAAATATTCAAAATGTAGTATAATGTCTTACATCATTGTTGTGGAGGTATGTTCCATGGAAGTAGAAGTAGTAGCGGCGAAAGTTGGAAACATCGTAGAGTTTGACGGCATGAAAGGTAAAGTTGAGAAAGTGAACGAAAACTCCGTCATTGTCGACGTAACGATCAATGATAATTTCGACGAACACGAAATGTTTGAAAAGACGGTCGTCAACCACAAGAGATACAAGATCATCGAAGAGTAGTTCTCTAGCAATCGATGGAGACGTCCGGCAATCGGGATGGATTCAAGTTTTCTTAAAGGGGCATGTATGATAGGTATTGCTGTGAGGCGATATTGATATATGATTTTTACAGATTAAAGGATGTAGGACGTCCATCGATTCTTTTATAGATTTTATAAATAGAGATGAAAACCACCCTCAGTGGCTGCGTTATGCAGTGTGCTGGGGGTGGTTTTTTATGCGGGTGGTGGGTGGTGGTGTGGGGTGCGGTGGTTAATTCGCAGTGGGAAGTGCTGCGATGGCAAGTTAACCCGTCAACTCACCGTCGCAGGCGAAACGATGGCAAGTTAACCCGCCAACTCACCGTCGCGCCCAAAACGATGGCAAGTTAACGCCCTAACTCACCGTCGCAGGCGAAACGATGGCAAGTTAACCCGCCAACTCACCGTCGCGCCCAAAACGATGGCAAGTTAACGCCCTAACTCACCGTCGCAGGCGAAACGATGGCAAGTTAACGCCCCAACTCACCGTCGCGCCCAAAACGATGGCAAGTTAACGCCCCAACTCACCGTCGCAAGCAAAACGATGGCGAGTTAACCCCCCAACTCACCGTCGCGCCCAAAACGATGGCAAGTTAACGCCCACACCCCCCGCCATCCCACAAAAAATCAGCAGCCCCCATCAAAGGGAGCTGCTGATCTTCATTTTCATAGATGGTAGTGCACGAGGTCGAGCATGCGATGGTCTTCCGTGAGCTGGGAGACGGACTGGTCGATGCGTGAGACGGAATGGCTCAAGTATTCGTAGGTGGTCGTCCGGGTCTTGAAGTTGAGCTCGACGTGCATGATCTTGCCGGTGTGGTGGTGATGGTAGCGCGGGATGTTGTGGTCATCGGCCGCGGTGAAGGTTTCGTGTGTGTCCTCTTCGACCGGCTCGTCGTCGCAGCTGCCGGTGATGAGGAGGCCGACGCCTTCCATATCTTTGATGATGGCGCTGATTTCGTCATCGGCATCGGAGATGCAGACGATGACGTAGTCCGGATCTTCGGTGTCGTAGATGTAGCGGAGCCAGCGCTTGATTGATCCGCTGAGTGATGAGACGTGGAGTGTCGGGCGCTTCTTCCCTGATTCGGGAAGGAAGCTGCCGGCATATCCGCCGAGGATCGCGAGCTTCATGCCGTTGATGACATAGATTTCATATGGCTCGCCGAAGAACGGTTCCTTCGTCATCGGATGGGTGATGTTGCAGTTCATCCACGGGAAGTTCGAGAAGCTCATCGTCCGGCGCAGATGGGAGATGTTCGACATGTCCTGATGGTTGAAGACGCCGAAGTCGTATCCCATGTAGTTCATGCTGGTGATGGACGGATTGCGCGGGGCGATGTACTCCATATCGATGCCGAGCGTCCCGCCGAGGTCGCACAGGAGGATGTGATTGTTCTCCTCGAAAGAGAGTCCACGCTTGTACCTCGAGACTTTGGACAGGGTGACGCCGGGCTGTTTACCGAGCTGACGGTTGATGTGCTGCGTCAGGATGAGACTGACGCTGAAGAATTCCTGCATGGCGGTCCCTCCTTTCTCATTAGGATATGCTTAACCGATCAGGATGCGTTCTTTAGGGAAGTGGTACGGCAGTTCCTTCTGGCGGCCGGCCATGGAGAACAGGAATGAAATGAACCCGATCCGGCCGATGAACATGAATATCA from Salinicoccus sp. RF5 includes these protein-coding regions:
- a CDS encoding spore coat protein — its product is MEFEDILDHAGKKRDELIATELLVSSKATVRAYAVALTETISPEVREILKRQLSQALNQHARIADYMIEREMYHPFDLDKQVKKDKKKVKKARKIIAEGEKPKQRSQKVKKRSRAEAAVADDAAPRLEDDASMSDAHETDRQPVESGSTRTE
- a CDS encoding sigma-70 family RNA polymerase sigma factor, with amino-acid sequence MQSSGNKRGIDASQDEAMNEKIKDYEPMIYSIMKRLNIQYDQDDYMQVGRMAVYNALSTFDDIAAKGATESQFVYTRIHQRLIDEIRRVSRYTNAVSVTADDLLAESVGGRLDNLHMMELESARGLLGEQEWLWLAYTLKGYSVREIAGVTGFSVSSVKNWRASARKKLRAVYDGA
- a CDS encoding DUF2187 family protein; translated protein: MEVEVVAAKVGNIVEFDGMKGKVEKVNENSVIVDVTINDNFDEHEMFEKTVVNHKRYKIIEE
- a CDS encoding competence protein ComK; this translates as MFTTPSLNPGVCCIEPVRHAEFLCQAVYHGRAPEPSHKPTEALIDELLIYYYGTNLAARRAHLKAAHAIHRMGPIVIDERMQFVLFPVTTSRARNPFWINLHHFLMCAPAGEGMTEIHFNHGMIKRVAADYNFCEKQYEKALRVLDRSTKIREQSALYITRHQKHSQEADFYN